One stretch of Acholeplasma laidlawii PG-8A DNA includes these proteins:
- a CDS encoding CpsD/CapB family tyrosine-protein kinase, producing the protein MRRRKLFQKERIAEYDHLVTYESPMSYTAEAFQKALVNLEYINVDGNFKVVQFTSTLAGAGKTTFISNVAHLIGKKGKKVVIVDLDLRKPKINRIFRSPNENGVTDYLTGKIDYKTLINYSEKFSVHYIVAGERTTAVVNVLEAQKLKDLIARLRTEFDYVLLDSPPTMAVSDALYISRLADGVLFIVAQNETKRTVINEAIQTLKQNKVNIIGIAFTQVDVKNSDLLSYTYGYGYGYNSSLQDDLDKEKS; encoded by the coding sequence ATGAGAAGACGTAAATTATTTCAAAAAGAGCGTATTGCTGAATATGATCACTTAGTAACGTATGAATCACCTATGTCTTATACTGCAGAAGCTTTCCAAAAGGCATTAGTGAATTTAGAGTATATCAACGTTGATGGTAATTTTAAGGTCGTCCAATTTACTTCAACGCTAGCTGGTGCTGGTAAAACCACATTTATTTCTAACGTTGCCCATTTAATTGGTAAAAAAGGAAAAAAAGTTGTTATTGTAGATTTAGATTTAAGAAAACCTAAGATTAATAGAATTTTTAGATCACCTAATGAAAATGGTGTAACAGACTACTTAACTGGTAAAATCGACTACAAGACATTAATAAACTATTCTGAGAAGTTTAGTGTTCACTATATTGTTGCTGGTGAACGTACAACTGCAGTTGTAAACGTCTTAGAAGCACAAAAATTAAAGGATTTAATTGCTAGATTAAGAACGGAATTTGATTACGTTTTACTTGATTCACCTCCAACTATGGCAGTTTCTGATGCCTTATATATTTCAAGATTAGCAGATGGTGTATTATTTATAGTTGCTCAAAACGAGACGAAACGTACAGTAATTAATGAAGCAATCCAAACTCTAAAACAAAACAAAGTGAATATCATCGGGATAGCATTTACACAAGTAGATGTTAAAAATAGTGATTTATTATCTTATACATATGGCTATGGTTATG
- a CDS encoding YveK family protein, whose product MDLENKENQESGLSLMDIISIIKLNWIMITFFTLLLGVLTFAYVSRFVEDRYKSTSEILVQVPVSSERVDSNTLINSQRLLDTAAEFARSPHIVRKLRTEEYRSLITNVEHQSLLDSMSDRDIISNISVASSSTSFIIKFSYSHSNADFTQVITSVLTTILIENDILMFEDSFIELSPASDPVDDSPNRILYIIVGLMGGAIIGIGLAFIKHLFNNSYMTKEQLEQGTGIQVIGVIPEFFIKEGKKK is encoded by the coding sequence ATGGATTTAGAAAATAAAGAAAATCAGGAGTCTGGGCTAAGTTTAATGGATATTATATCTATTATTAAATTAAACTGGATCATGATTACATTTTTCACATTATTATTGGGTGTACTTACATTCGCTTATGTAAGTCGTTTTGTAGAAGATAGGTATAAATCAACTTCTGAAATACTGGTTCAAGTACCAGTATCAAGTGAAAGAGTTGATTCTAATACTTTAATCAATTCACAAAGATTACTTGATACCGCAGCAGAATTTGCAAGAAGTCCTCATATAGTAAGAAAACTAAGAACTGAGGAATATCGTAGTTTAATCACAAATGTAGAACATCAAAGTCTACTTGATTCGATGTCAGACCGTGACATTATTAGTAATATTTCGGTTGCTTCATCAAGTACATCTTTTATTATCAAATTTAGTTATAGCCACTCTAATGCTGATTTTACACAAGTGATTACGTCAGTATTAACTACAATTTTAATAGAAAATGACATTTTAATGTTTGAAGACTCATTTATAGAGTTATCACCAGCAAGTGATCCGGTTGATGATTCACCAAATAGAATATTATATATTATCGTAGGTTTAATGGGTGGTGCAATTATTGGTATCGGCTTAGCATTTATAAAACACCTATTTAATAACTCTTATATGACCAAAGAGCAACTTGAACAAGGTACTGGTATTCAAGTCATTGGTGTTATTCCTGAGTTTTTTATTAAAGAGGGGAAGAAAAAATGA